In a genomic window of Anoplopoma fimbria isolate UVic2021 breed Golden Eagle Sablefish chromosome 6, Afim_UVic_2022, whole genome shotgun sequence:
- the znf365 gene encoding protein ZNF365 isoform X1, producing the protein MQQKLCSRGSGSFLLERSVQPCGTSTSCDLPFRCPRCGEQERFRSLASLRAHLEYRHSYRSPDVTTGGFSITGKLPDPLTAAIPWHDMSLPTRRGQQSAWRPPHVRSLSDSRDSGYPHSYKSVRRRTQSVGVGTQAEEEEEDDDDDDDDDDEEEFGSEDEDDEDDDEGEERDGGRNEEDIKKANICHHHLNHHHLQFPPSAPLGAQPDPELDLDLDLVEQNSYSGLETAAASAAVRRRLARILRAADSTMQRRLAKVSTELAQTDTELLCERAHSQHLAQERQEVADRERSLSRQVDVAVMVIAALREQLNASENELERREREVITIQKFLEAAARQETCGKVRIQRFIENLLGRIAMAERLVEYYQVNGSPQQCNHYKYQQPTDNGPHRITKSRSAGGQLSSSGLHDNRTHSSSQFGGHPLFSKPGGGERDREREHRERLAQSSRLFCRPEHRDDIWNHQRRRSAGSDVTVSCLQTSVM; encoded by the exons ATGCAGCAGAAGTTGTGTTCCAGAGGTTCTGGCTCTTTCCTCTTGGAGAGGAGCGTCCAGCCCTGTGGCACCAGCACCTCCTGCGACCTCCCCTTCCGCTGCCCCCGCTGTGGCGAGCAGGAGCGCTTCCGCAGCCTGGCCTCGCTCCGCGCCCACCTGGAGTACCGCCACTCCTACCGCTCGCCGGACGTGACCACCGGCGGCTTCAGCATCACTGGCAAACTCCCCGACCCGTTGACGGCGGCTATCCCCTGGCACGACATGAGCCTCCCGACCCGCAGGGGCCAGCAGAGCGCGTGGAGGCCACCCCACGTCCGCTCCCTCAGTGACAGCAGGGACAGCGGGTACCCACACTCCTACAAATCAGTGAGGAGACGCACCCAGAGTGTCGGGGTGGGGACgcaggctgaggaggaggaggaggacgacgatgatgatgacgacgacgacgacgaagAGGAATTCGGGTCAGAAGAcgaagatgatgaggatgacGACGAAGgtgaagaaagagatggaggtaGAAATGAGGAGGatataaaaaaggcaaacataTGCCACCATCACctcaaccaccaccacctccagttccctccttcagctcctcttGGCGCCCAACCAGACCCGGAACTGGACTTAGACCTGGACCTGGTCG AGCAGAACTCCTACTCCGGTTTGGAGACGGCAGCAGCCTCGGCCGCAGTGCGTCGACGGCTGGCCAGGATCCTTCGGGCGGCCGACAGCACCATGCAGCGCCGACTCGCCAAGGTGAGCACGGAGCTCGCCCAGACCGACACGGAGCTCCTGTGTGAGCGCGCTCACTCGCAGCACCTGGCCCAGGAGAGGCAGGAGGTCGCTGACAGGGAGAGGTCGCTGAGCCGGCAGGTGGACGTGGCTGTTATGGTGATCGCCGCGCTGAGGGAGCAGCTCAACGCCTCCGAGAACGAGCTGGAACGTCGAGAGAG gGAGGTGATAACCATCCAGAAATTTCTGGAAGCGGCGGCGAGACAGGAGACGTGCGGGAAAGTCAGAATCCAGCGCTTCATCGAGAATCTGCTGGGACGCATCGCTATGGCCGAGAGACTGGTGGAGTATTACCAGGTCAACGGCAGCCCGCAGCAGTGCAACCACTACAAG TACCAGCAGCCAACTGATAATGGGCCTCACAGAATCACTAAAAGCAG GTCGGCGGGAGGTCAGCTGTCCTCGTCCGGTCTCCACGACAACAGAACCCACTCCTCCTCGCAGTTCGGCGGCCATCCTCTGTTCTCCAAACCGGGCGGCGGGGAGCGAGACCGTGAGCGGGAGCACCGCGAGCGTCTGGCCCAGTCGTCCAGGCTGTTCTGCCGACCCGAACACAGAGACGACATCTGGAACCACCAGCGCCGCCGATCCGCCGG ATCTGATGTTACCGTTTCCTGTCTGCAGACTTCAGTCATGTAA
- the znf365 gene encoding uncharacterized protein znf365 isoform X2: protein MQQKLCSRGSGSFLLERSVQPCGTSTSCDLPFRCPRCGEQERFRSLASLRAHLEYRHSYRSPDVTTGGFSITGKLPDPLTAAIPWHDMSLPTRRGQQSAWRPPHVRSLSDSRDSGYPHSYKSVRRRTQSVGVGTQAEEEEEDDDDDDDDDDEEEFGSEDEDDEDDDEGEERDGGRNEEDIKKANICHHHLNHHHLQFPPSAPLGAQPDPELDLDLDLVEQNSYSGLETAAASAAVRRRLARILRAADSTMQRRLAKVSTELAQTDTELLCERAHSQHLAQERQEVADRERSLSRQVDVAVMVIAALREQLNASENELERREREVITIQKFLEAAARQETCGKVRIQRFIENLLGRIAMAERLVEYYQVNGSPQQCNHYKYQQPTDNGPHRITKSSFVFMSHVVGGRSAVLVRSPRQQNPLLLAVRRPSSVLQTGRRGARP, encoded by the exons ATGCAGCAGAAGTTGTGTTCCAGAGGTTCTGGCTCTTTCCTCTTGGAGAGGAGCGTCCAGCCCTGTGGCACCAGCACCTCCTGCGACCTCCCCTTCCGCTGCCCCCGCTGTGGCGAGCAGGAGCGCTTCCGCAGCCTGGCCTCGCTCCGCGCCCACCTGGAGTACCGCCACTCCTACCGCTCGCCGGACGTGACCACCGGCGGCTTCAGCATCACTGGCAAACTCCCCGACCCGTTGACGGCGGCTATCCCCTGGCACGACATGAGCCTCCCGACCCGCAGGGGCCAGCAGAGCGCGTGGAGGCCACCCCACGTCCGCTCCCTCAGTGACAGCAGGGACAGCGGGTACCCACACTCCTACAAATCAGTGAGGAGACGCACCCAGAGTGTCGGGGTGGGGACgcaggctgaggaggaggaggaggacgacgatgatgatgacgacgacgacgacgaagAGGAATTCGGGTCAGAAGAcgaagatgatgaggatgacGACGAAGgtgaagaaagagatggaggtaGAAATGAGGAGGatataaaaaaggcaaacataTGCCACCATCACctcaaccaccaccacctccagttccctccttcagctcctcttGGCGCCCAACCAGACCCGGAACTGGACTTAGACCTGGACCTGGTCG AGCAGAACTCCTACTCCGGTTTGGAGACGGCAGCAGCCTCGGCCGCAGTGCGTCGACGGCTGGCCAGGATCCTTCGGGCGGCCGACAGCACCATGCAGCGCCGACTCGCCAAGGTGAGCACGGAGCTCGCCCAGACCGACACGGAGCTCCTGTGTGAGCGCGCTCACTCGCAGCACCTGGCCCAGGAGAGGCAGGAGGTCGCTGACAGGGAGAGGTCGCTGAGCCGGCAGGTGGACGTGGCTGTTATGGTGATCGCCGCGCTGAGGGAGCAGCTCAACGCCTCCGAGAACGAGCTGGAACGTCGAGAGAG gGAGGTGATAACCATCCAGAAATTTCTGGAAGCGGCGGCGAGACAGGAGACGTGCGGGAAAGTCAGAATCCAGCGCTTCATCGAGAATCTGCTGGGACGCATCGCTATGGCCGAGAGACTGGTGGAGTATTACCAGGTCAACGGCAGCCCGCAGCAGTGCAACCACTACAAG TACCAGCAGCCAACTGATAATGGGCCTCACAGAATCACTAAAAGCAG TTTTGTCTTCATGTCACATGTT GTCGGCGGGAGGTCAGCTGTCCTCGTCCGGTCTCCACGACAACAGAACCCACTCCTCCTCGCAGTTCGGCGGCCATCCTCTGTTCTCCAAACCGGGCGGCGGGGAGCGAGACCGTGA